GGTTCCTGTCAAGGACGGTTGGCAAGAGGGTAAACTGATTGAGCAGTTTGGGGGGATAAAGAGCAATAAGGTAATCGTGATCGACGAAGTTGACCAGTTTCTGCGGCACCAAGACGAGCGTCTGTTGTATGCTCTCTCGCGGACCAAAGGCACAAGCGTAGTTCTCATTAGCAACAAGCTCAACATAGACGAATGGGTAAAGAACCCGGCAGTTCTTTCGAGCTTGGCCGCGGGGCACATCTCTTTCAAACCGTACAACGCGAACCAGCTTCGCGCCATACTGACAGAGAGGGCAAAGGTCGCGCTCACGAGCGTGCCGACTGGGGCGATAGCTCTTTGCGCTGGGATCGCCGCTGAAACAAATGGTGACGCGAGGTTTGCCATGAAGCTCCTGCTCCAGGCCGCAGATATGGCAGAAATGGAGGGGGCTCGCACAGTCACGGAAGAGCTCATGCGGAGTGCGAACGAATACCTGCACCGGCAGGAGCTCATCAACGACATCAAAGGCCTGCCGTACCAGGCGCTTTCTGCTTTCAAGGCGATCGTAAAGTCTTACCCTGAGACGAGGTGGAGCGTAATATCGGGCGTCTACAAGAGGGACACTGAACAACCCCTCACCGACAGGCGTGCGATAGACCTTCTCCGTAATCTTGACAAGGCCGGTCTGATATCTGTAGACGCGAGACGGCGTAGAGGAACTTCTGTCGACCTGCTCGTCAGTGTCAGCCTTGCGCAGCAAGTGCTAGACCAGGTCGAGTGACCGCACGCAAGATTGTAGGTCTTCGATTAACACGTTGTATCGATTAACACGTTCCTCTTCGAAAAAGGGCCTGTGGTGAGAATATGCCGTCAGCTTGGATATACTTCAGCTTATCCCGTTAAGGGCATCAGAGAGGACCTTCGGGATGTCAAGGTTGGTCTTCGCTCCATATGTGCATATCTCTCCATCTTTTCCTACTGCAAAGTTGAGTCCCCAGTCACTTTCAGGGTCAACGTATGAAAGCCAGAGGTCGCACCGTGAGTGAGCTCTCAAGCCATCGGCGTGTACTATCAGAAGCCCGTCGCTAATCGGCACCGTCTGTTGAGGCTTGTCCACGAACCTTGCATAGAACTCCTTCGCTGCGGTCTCTTTCCAGCGCCCGCGTACGTTGAATATTGTATGGCTGGTCTTCTGGGATTGGTTGCCCAATCGCACTGGCTTGGCGCTTTTGTTGGTGTCGGTCCCTGCCGCCGTCAGCGCTTCTGATTCTCGCTCCATGTCTGATACCTTCTTCTCGAGGGCGGCAACCTTCATTTCCAAAGCACGGACCAGAGCTGCTGCCTCGTAGCAGTCAGCAACTGTCGCTTCTCCCTTTTCCAGCCTTGCTATCAGTTTCTTGTCAATTGATGTATCATTCATGATTAACGCCCCCGTGCCAGCGTGATGCTGACAGAATCAACGAGGTCATGGTTGTGGTACACATTAACCTTTGATTCATCTCCTGTTATGACAGCGTAATGTTGTTCTGCTGGGCTGGAGTCTACTCTGACACCCACGGTGCCGCCGATCGTGGCTATCTTGTAGGGTCCGCCCAGATGCCCGCAGAGGAAGAGCTTCGGCTTCACCACCTTGAGGACCTCGTCCATGACTACCAAGTCATCGTTCTCATGGATGAATCCTGATGCCATCTCACGCGGCGCCATATGAGTTGCGAGCACGTCGACGCCGGCTAACCATGGTGCATGCCTCAGATACTCCTCTGGCGTCTGTCTTGGAGTTCCATCCTTGATTTTGGTTTTCCTCGATACAATCCCGTTGATAGCGCCGATCTTAAGCCCGTCGACCATCCTATTCCCCCCGTCGTCTATCAGAGCATTCCTTCCATCAGTGTTCTTTACAGCAACTAGTTCTTCCATATTCTCATGGTTGCCATATACAAGATGAAGAGGTACAAGAGACGCAAGTGTTTCCCACTGCTCGGCGGTCCAGGCGTGCCCATAATCGCCGAGACCTATCAGAGCAGTTGGTTGCACCAGTTTTACGGTGCGCAGAAGCCAATCATAGGCTCCACCTTCGTAGGTCCCATGATGAGAGCCGAGCTCAAAATGGACGTCCGACACCACTAATATCTTCATCAATGTTGTATTATCGGTAAGAATTAAAGCAGCGCGCACGTAATTCTGATGCTTAAAGCCCTGTTTGTTCCTTGTCTGCATGGTACGAGCGCCCTGGACTGGCGCAACTGCTACTACCCGACGCAGGCTCCTATCTGCAAAAGTCGGCGAGGTCGTCTAACATGGATACCAATCTTGTCTTCCTACTGGTTTCTGTGATCATTATTGTTGGGTTTGCCGGTGATAGGATGTTCAAGAAGACTGCTGTTCCTCCATTCATCTTCCTCATACTGATGGGTGTTTTTCTCGGTCCCATCTTTCATATTCTCTCGAGGGGGACATTCACACCGATTCTCGGTATTTTTGGGGAACTCACGCTGAGCATGATCCTGTTTTACGCTGGACTGGACACGAACCTCGCGGCGTTGCGTGTTACGGGTAACAGGGCTTTCCTGCAGGTTTTCCTTTACGTCATAATGAGCATCATAGCGATAACGAGCGTAATGTACTTCCTCGTCCATTGGGCATTCTTCGAGTCACTGATATTCTCGTCGATAATTGGGGGCGAGACCACTGCAGTAGTTGTTGTCCCTCTCAGTAAATCCAAGGGGATATCCGAGAACCTGGGGCACTTCTTGGTGGTAGAAACTGCCTTGAACAGTATACTCACGGTCATATTCTTCTTCTCCTTTGTCGACATGTACCAGACAGGAACATACGCCTTGTATCCTGTTGTTGCGACGATTGTGGCAAATTTCTCTGTCAGTATAGTGATAGGGCTCGCCACTTCTCTTGTATGGTTACGCATTCTCCAGCGATTTTCCGCCCAGCGCTATACGTACGTCCTGACGCTCGGGCTTCTGCTCCTTTCCTTCGTCGCTGCGTCGGAGTTCGGCGGTACCGGTATATTCGCGGTCGTAGTGTTTGGGCTGGTGCTCGGAAACTACAAGGTTGCTGACACAGCAATGGGGAGGAACTTCGATATGTCGCGGCTTCTGGGTCAGCTCAAGGTGTTCCAGGAAGAAATGTCATTCCTCATGACCACCCTCTTCTTCGTGTTCCTGGGGCTCATGGTTGTTATCGATGTCGCCTACCTCTATTTTGACCTGGTCGTATGCCTTGGTCTCATTGGGGTGCTTTTTTCAATGAGATATATTGCCCTGTATGTTTCGACACACGGCACCCCGATGTCAACGGAAAAGCGTGTTGCTGTATTGTTCATAGCCCAGGGGCTTACCCCGGCCACTCTCAGCGTCCTGGCATATTCAATGGGACTCCCCATGTCTAACACATACCTGGCGCTAGTCTCGTTCGTGATCGTCTTTACTAATATTATCACCACCGCCGGAATCTACAGGAAGACCAGAACGAAGGGGAGCGGGTTTAGTGAGTTCATGACCAATCTCGGTGCCCAGAACACTGAGCAGTGACTACGTGACAGTCATAAACTGTAATACAGTCTTCGCAATTAAAAGAGCGTCCGACACGCTGCGTATGAGAACGTGTTTTATCAGATATATGTGTCTGATCACGGATGAACCTCGATCACCAGCAGTTGATCGTCCGTGCTCCGCCGAAGCTTGCCGGAAGGATAGCAGGGCGGTTGCACATCTATTTCGATGTGTCAACACAGCCGCCGCGCAACGGATACTGCCAGATTGACGCCGTGATAGAGGGGAGGCCAATGATTGTATGTATGTTCCAGGAGAGCCTTGAATTTGGGAGTATAATGACACTGTTCAATCTGAAGGCAAAACAGATAGGCTTGACCAGCTGACCAATACATGCACTAGGCGGTGCCAGAACCGAGGTCCTGCTTAACTGATACGTTACGAAGCGTTTTGCGTGCCTCTGAGACCCCCGCTATGATTACCAGCGAGAACACCCACGCCGAGATGGCGCCGCCAATGATGTGAAGCGGCATCGCCGCGTTATTGTACACATATCCATCTATTGCATACAACCCTACGACTAGTACCAGTGCATATTGGAAGCTAACCAATGTCAGGCTTTCCGTGTTCTTTCCGGCAAGCCAGCCGAAAATCTCCACCCCTACTACTATTATTATGTACAAGCACAGCGAGAACCCGATTATCGATGTACCGGTTGCCGGAGCCCCTACCAAAATCCACTGGAGCAGCGAAACGAAGTAAGTGGCTCCAACCACTATCAGGAGTGCGTCTCTCATCGTGAGTATATTGCCCAGCGCCGTTGAGTGCGCCGCGACCTCTGCAACCAACATGATGACTATGATAAACACAAAGTTGCCTACTAAATTAGCGACCGTAGCGCCAAATGTTGGGGCATAATCTTCCAGAGCCGAAAAAGGCGCTGTCAGAAAAACTGCGGCGCATCCTATCTGACTTCCATTAACACACGCAACCACCATATGGAGCATTAATGGAAGAATGATGTTAGCAGCAATGAAAGCTGTGATGAATACCAAAGTCGTGATTCCGGGTATTGTCCGGCGCTCTTTTGCTTCCCCCATATTACAATCGGTCTGATTGTGTTAAAAACGCCGGCACGGTGTTGCGCAATGCGCTTTAATACTCCCGGGCGCAACATATGTGCAATGAAGCCTGCATACGCTTCGCGATCCGTTTCTCTCTCCTTGTTAGCGCAGGCTCTGAGCCTATCAAGTCTCAGATAGGCTCTCTCGGTCTACTGCCATTTGCATTGTTCGAAGACCGAAACCGAATTTGCCGCAGTGCCAGAGTGGCCAATTGGGACGAGTTGCTAGCTCGTTGACCTCCACGGTCTCATAGGTTCGAATCCTGTCTGCGGCGTTGCCGGGTTGAGCGGAATTGGTATCGCAGCGGTCTCGAAAGCTCGGGGCTGAGTCCTGAAAACCGCCGCCCTTCGGGGCATGGAGGTTCAACTCCTCCACCCGGCGCTCATTCTCGTGGTGACGTAGCCAAGTGCCAAAGGCAGGAGCCTCAGAAGCTCTGGGCGAAGGCCCTACCCAGGTTGGAGTCCTGGCGTCACCATCCATATCGGCGCGTGCCGGAGCCAGGTCAAACGGGCGAGGTCCAAACCCTCGTGTGGGAAGCCACTTCACAGGTTCAAATCCTGTCGCGCCGACTTTGCTGTGGTAGGGAAGTCCAGTCAAACCCACCAGGCTGAGAACCTGGGGCCGAAGGGCCTACGCCGGAGCGAAGCCGGCCCACAGCACTCATTATTGTGGTCGAGTGGCGGAGCCAGTCAAACGCGACCGGTCTAAACCCGGTTGTCCGAAGGGACTACGCAGGGGCAGAGCCTGCCTCGACCACCATGGAGACGTAGGCAAGTGGTTAACGCCAGCGGCCTTAGAAGCCGCGCCCGAA
This genomic stretch from Nitrososphaerota archaeon harbors:
- a CDS encoding AAA family ATPase; the encoded protein is MSFDEWVRAPVTNKIVRNRVVLTDEYAPEKAMFRDDQIKQILFELRGLAEEANYPSPGKHLFVTGYPGGGKTFIVKKALGLLKQRADFLKVPLETSYVNCSLFSTQYRIYRKMLEDFGVPVKDGWQEGKLIEQFGGIKSNKVIVIDEVDQFLRHQDERLLYALSRTKGTSVVLISNKLNIDEWVKNPAVLSSLAAGHISFKPYNANQLRAILTERAKVALTSVPTGAIALCAGIAAETNGDARFAMKLLLQAADMAEMEGARTVTEELMRSANEYLHRQELINDIKGLPYQALSAFKAIVKSYPETRWSVISGVYKRDTEQPLTDRRAIDLLRNLDKAGLISVDARRRRGTSVDLLVSVSLAQQVLDQVE
- a CDS encoding metallophosphoesterase, whose product is MKILVVSDVHFELGSHHGTYEGGAYDWLLRTVKLVQPTALIGLGDYGHAWTAEQWETLASLVPLHLVYGNHENMEELVAVKNTDGRNALIDDGGNRMVDGLKIGAINGIVSRKTKIKDGTPRQTPEEYLRHAPWLAGVDVLATHMAPREMASGFIHENDDLVVMDEVLKVVKPKLFLCGHLGGPYKIATIGGTVGVRVDSSPAEQHYAVITGDESKVNVYHNHDLVDSVSITLARGR
- a CDS encoding cation:proton antiporter, which encodes MDTNLVFLLVSVIIIVGFAGDRMFKKTAVPPFIFLILMGVFLGPIFHILSRGTFTPILGIFGELTLSMILFYAGLDTNLAALRVTGNRAFLQVFLYVIMSIIAITSVMYFLVHWAFFESLIFSSIIGGETTAVVVVPLSKSKGISENLGHFLVVETALNSILTVIFFFSFVDMYQTGTYALYPVVATIVANFSVSIVIGLATSLVWLRILQRFSAQRYTYVLTLGLLLLSFVAASEFGGTGIFAVVVFGLVLGNYKVADTAMGRNFDMSRLLGQLKVFQEEMSFLMTTLFFVFLGLMVVIDVAYLYFDLVVCLGLIGVLFSMRYIALYVSTHGTPMSTEKRVAVLFIAQGLTPATLSVLAYSMGLPMSNTYLALVSFVIVFTNIITTAGIYRKTRTKGSGFSEFMTNLGAQNTEQ